The region ATCTGGCCATGCACCTGCAAGCCCTTTTATTTCATTTGACCACAAATTATTTGTTTTTTCTTTTAAAACCTTTGCCACCCACTTGCTAAGTGACATATTTGAGCGTTTTGCCTTTTTGCGCAAAATTGTTTCAGATTGTTTATCTAAATAAATTGTAACTTGGCCCATAATTAATCCTTCGCATTATAATATATTATAT is a window of Deltaproteobacteria bacterium DNA encoding:
- a CDS encoding CopG family transcriptional regulator, encoding MGQVTIYLDKQSETILRKKAKRSNMSLSKWVAKVLKEKTNNLWSNEIKGLAGAWPDFEETQQLRNFISNDVKREDI